In Phyllopteryx taeniolatus isolate TA_2022b chromosome 1, UOR_Ptae_1.2, whole genome shotgun sequence, the following proteins share a genomic window:
- the LOC133478759 gene encoding protein Shroom2-like isoform X2, whose amino-acid sequence MVDVVSPHTMPSESKVLVARCFLTKILQSSMRKNRFKGKNDQSSWPHSWHSSKLTEEGFQPLGRETTPVSVWQQKEARLKESPCQKDHNNQHLLTGHLSSMSHMEKLGHLAPPFPPHRASLTKYTSSSEPPSGTESKRDTFSCFSSGSNTLVLDSSSLGRKGTRMDNIFFKGVQDEGPLTVARPEYLQTPCQEGLWLDEQNSSWMSSRFRPSVGSVWKVPEKKKPKSPPPPLKRNDSCVATRVFPYSERSEKNPNTHRRSVEKLVEGKISHPEKNTKSRYSVTSLSDKDFLHPSRVGEHNELHPNKHFSLSSNDVRQSQYTNRPYHLKQYSDESPLYLQTSLAPHIQSVGSYYRSLQDLPMKASSGKLVCCSSASRAATNLENDTYSGPVNKKGNHQMAHTENKGHNGLLKNVLLLDAQSSECSHYCDPEEATEKSERHINKQRIFPAHQSSNHKIGLSRLHDPWVPQQHHRISPLETPMLHSLTNESRIEMGVKPTSIVSSQNVCDSMVASVGKSSRRGDRYATTLRNEVQQKRAQLQKSCSAATLTCDVQEEDPAEWKYAEPSSSCSISSTNTYKDNLKEVQARVLQATSFQRRDLEPLGAEAPVLKNSNERIRGRKHFPLAKRMHSFSEPDMIDLVGVDREDQEKAFDQMTFFEPKPAFSKPFRPDSTSNTDLNPSGGKAIETKVTSMSGEAQETYRSVETNCLSPPGEKVLLEQQKLGTFAEYQATWNKQKRTSEAKIQGRYYSAENILETEAEEKAVSFHERSRSSPSADFCTQNIPSLWRDPQKKQSNDPARNDSPVSSFTDQQPGPDAVNPTFAVSSGPCSLGPLLGFQLPAQPLQANAVSPSRPHLGPETTCLSQDFLSAKLADPVMLHPLSSLDTTTKGPTPPGSPRTMPQSDRSTGDVESKKEQIASSSSSSHLAMKLPHSPSPHSHTLRLMDKQLALSMQEDSPLWSENDSKLSKTVMNVNRSGRKVLGVVPTNPSQSCNTSGIMKPSSDIISVDASEMWPSSVFNVCRQQPTKDLGPESQQFRVKDSISESNLTGQGDAKTEQLVRDILVKDKSLMEILHQSGRKTTMDLMEGLFLQEKQILEGVQQRRRPSSGSKLPSTSRRDEEDVSTADSLVPSSSYYNTSAPKAELLIKMKDMQEQLLEQDSEDEVDVDLASKKELISSLAKKLEVLREARRSLQEDVEDNEALGSEVETTVQRFCLANQLDKFRMFVGDLDKVVSLLLSLSGRLARVENALNGLEDGAPPEEKRTLTEKRKLLMRQYEDAKELKDNLDRRERLVSSIMEAHLDPERLDDYRHFVKMKSALIIEQRKLEDKIKLGEEQLKCLLDSLPLQQRSQF is encoded by the exons ATGGTTGATGTTGTATCACCACACACCATGCCATCGGAAAGCAAGGTTCTTGTGGCAAGGTGCTTTCTCACCAAGATTTTGCAAAGCTCTATGAG GAAGAATCGCTTCAAAGG GAAGAATGATCAGAGCTCCTGGCCTCATTCCTGGCACTCCTCTAAGCTGACAGAGGAGGGGTTCCAGCCCCTTGGCAGAGAAACCACCCCAGTGTCGGTGTGGCAACAAAAAGAAGCAAG ACTCAAAGAGTCACCCTGTCAAAAAGACCACAATAACCAGCATCTGCTAACTGGCCATCTCAGCTCAATGAGCCACATGGAGAAACTGGGGCATCTTGCTCCTCCTTTCCCACCACATCGTGCTTCCCTGACTAAATACACGAGCAGCAGCGAGCCTCCCAGTGGTACAGAAAGCAAAAGAGACACATTTAGCTGTTTCTCCAGTGGCTCCAACACTCTGGTTCTAGACTCAAGCTCACTTGGCAGGAAGGGAACCAGGATGgataacatttttttcaagggtGTTCAGGATGAAGGGCCCTTGACAGTGGCGCGCCCAGAGTACTTGCAGACTCCTTGCCAGGAGGGGTTATGGTTGGACGAGCAGAACTCCTCATGGATGTCAAGTAGATTTAGGCCCAGCGTTGGTTCAGTGTGGAAGGTACCAGAAAAGAAGAAGCCCAAGTCTCCTCCACCTCCCTTAAAGCGCAATGACAGTTGTGTTGCCACAAGGGTGTTTCCATACTCTGAGCGatctgaaaaaaatccaaacactCATCGCAGGTCAGTTGAAAAGCTGGTTGAAGGGAAAATATCTcacccagaaaaaaacaccaagTCCAGATATAGCGTTACCTCACTGTCAGACAAAGACTTTCTTCATCCCAGCAGAGTAGGTGAACACAACGAACTAcacccaaacaaacatttttcattgtctAGCAATGATGTCAGACAATCTCAGTACACCAACAGACCTTACCATTTGAAACAGTACAGTGATGAGAGCCCCTTGTATCTCCAGACAAGCCTAGCTCCTCACATTCAGAGTGTTGGAAGTTACTATCGCAGTTTACAGGATCTGCCAATGAAGGCCTCCAGCGGTAAATTGGTCTGTTGTTCTTCAGCCTCCAGGGCTGCCACAAACCTAGAAAATGACACTTACTCTGGTCCggtaaacaaaaaaggaaaccatCAGATGGCCCACACAGAAAATAAAGGGCACAATGGTCTTCTGAAAAATGTCCTTCTGCTTGACGCCCAAAGCTCTGAATGCTCTCACTACTGTGACCCAGAGGAGGCCACAGAGAAAAGTGAAAgacatattaacaaacaaagAATTTTCCCAGCTCATCAAAGTAGTAATCACAAGATAGGTCTTTCAAGGCTCCATGACCCCTGGGTGCCACAACAGCACCACCGAATATCCCCCTTAGAAACACCAATGCTTCATTCACTGACAAATGAAAGTAGAATTGAAATGGGAGTTAAACCAACAAGTATTGTGTCATCCCAGAATGTCTGCGACTCCATGGTCGCCAGTGTTGGGAAATCCAGTCGGCGTGGTGACCGTTATGCCACTACACTACGGAATGAAGTGCAGCAGAAGCGAGCTCAGCTGCAAAAAAGCTGTAGTGCTGCAACGCTGACTTGCGATGTCCAGGAGGAGGACCCTGCAGAGTGGAAATATGCAGAGCCTTCTTCATCATGCAGCATCTCCTCCACAAATACCTACAAAGACAATCTGAAAGAGGTGCAGGCCAGGGTCCTACAGGCTACCTCTTTTCAGAGACGCGATCTAGAACCCCTTGGAGCAGAGGCACCAGTGCTTAAAAACTCTAATGAACGCATTAGAGGACGTAAGCATTTTCCCTTGGCCAAACGTATGCATTCCTTCTCAGAACCTGACATGATCGATCTGGTAGGAGTGGACAGAGAGGATCAAGAAAAAGCTTTTGACCAAATGACCTTCTTTGAGCCCAAGCCAGCATTTTCAAAACCATTTAGGCCAGATTCAACATCCAATACAGATTTGAATCCAAGTGGAGGTAAGGCAATTGAAACCAAAGTGACAAGTATGTCAGGGGAGGCTCAGGAGACTTATCGGTCAGTAGAAACCAACTGTCTCAGCCCCCCAGGGGAGAAGGTCCTACTGGAGCAACAGAAGCTTGGAACCTTTGCTGAGTACCAAGCCACGTGGAACAAACAGAAGAGGACATCTGAAGCCAAGATTCAAGGCAGGTACTACTCAGCAGAAAACATCTTGGAAACTGAAGCTGAGGAGAAGGCAGTGTCCTTTCATGAGAGATCCAGATCTTCTCCCTCTGCAGATTTCTGTACTCAG AATATTCCATCCCTGTGGAGAGATCCTCAAAAGAAGCAGAGCAATGACCCTGCAAG AAACGATTCTCCAGTCTCCAGCTTCACTGACCAGCAGCCTGGTCCAGATGCTGTCAACCCAACCTTTGCAGTCTCCTCTGGTCCTTGTAGCCTGGGCCCTCTCCTTGGCTTCCAGCTCCCAGCCCAGCCTTTACAAGCCAATGCTGTCTCACCATCCAGGCCCCATTTAGGCCCAGAAACAACTTGCTTGTCCCAGGATTTCCTTTCAGCAAAACTTGCAGACCCAGTGATGCTTCATCCCCTTTCCAGTTTGGACACCACCACGAAGGGCCCGACCCCTCCTGGCTCTCCGCGCACGATGCCTCAATCGGACAGGAGCACAGGAGATGTAGAAAGCAAGAAGGAGCAGATAgcatcttcctcctcttcgtctCATCTTGCAATGAAGCTCCCTCACTCTCCCTCGCCACATAGTCACACTTTGCGGCTGATGGACAAACAGCTGGCTTTGTCCATGCAGGAGGATTCACCTCTCTG gtCTGAAAATGACTCTAAGCTCTCAAAAACTGTGATGAACGTTAACAGGTCAGGGAGAAAAGTTCTTGGGGTGGTCCCAACTAACCCATCTCAGAGCTGCAATACCTCTGGCATCATGAAACCAAGCTCCGACATCATCTCGGTGGATGCCAGTGAGATGTGGCCCTCCTCAGTATTCAATGTCTGCAGACAGCAGCCTACTAAGGACCTGGGACCTGAATCGCAACAGTTCAGAGTCAAAGATAGCATTTCCGAGTCAAACCTAACAGGACAAGGAGACGCCAAGACAGAGCAGCTGGTCAGGGACATCTTGGTCAAAGATAAATCCCTGATGGAGATCTTACATCAGAGTGGAAGGAAGACTACAATGGATTTGATGGAGGGACTATTTCTCCAAGAGAAACAGATCTTGGAGGGGGTCCAGCAACGCAGGAGACCCTCCAGTGGTTCCAAGCTGCCCAGCACAAGCAG GAGGGATGAGGAGGATGTCTCTACAGCAGATTCGCTGGTTCCCAGCTCCTCCTACTACAACACATCAGCTCCAAAAGCTGAGCTCCTCATTAAGATGAAGGACATGCAGGAGCAATTGCTGGAACAAGACTCTGAGGATGAGGTGGATGTGGACTTGGCCAGTAAAAAG GAGCTGATCTCAAGCCTGGCCAAGAAGCTGGAGGTGCTACGGGAGGCACGACGAAGCCTACAGGAGGATGTAGAGGACAACGAGGCTTTGGGTAGCGAGGTGGAGACAACCGTGCAGCGCTTTTGCCTGGCCAACCAGCTGGACAAGTTCCGAATGTTTGTGGGCGACTTGGACAAAGTCGTGAGCCTGCTGCTGTCACTGTCGGGTCGTTTGGCGCGGGTGGAGAACGCGCTCAACGGTCTGGAAGATGGAGCGCCCCCGGAGGAGAAG CGCACCCTGACTGAGAAGCGCAAACTGCTAATGCGGCAGTATGAGGATGCCAAAGAGCTGAAGGACAACTTGGACCGACGGGAGCGTCTGGTGTCCTCTATAATGGAGGCCCACTTGGACCCTGAACGCCTGGACGACTATCGGCATTTTGTCAAGATGAAGTCCGCCCTCATCATCGAGCAGCGCAAACTTGAGGACAAAATCAAGCTGGGTGAGGAGCAGCTTAAGTGCCTACTGGACAGTCTGCCACTACAGCAGAGGTCACAGTTTTAA
- the LOC133478759 gene encoding protein Shroom2-like isoform X1, which produces MVDVVSPHTMPSESKVLVARCFLTKILQSSMRKNRFKGKNDQSSWPHSWHSSKLTEEGFQPLGRETTPVSVWQQKEARLKESPCQKDHNNQHLLTGHLSSMSHMEKLGHLAPPFPPHRASLTKYTSSSEPPSGTESKRDTFSCFSSGSNTLVLDSSSLGRKGTRMDNIFFKGVQDEGPLTVARPEYLQTPCQEGLWLDEQNSSWMSSRFRPSVGSVWKVPEKKKPKSPPPPLKRNDSCVATRVFPYSERSEKNPNTHRRSVEKLVEGKISHPEKNTKSRYSVTSLSDKDFLHPSRVGEHNELHPNKHFSLSSNDVRQSQYTNRPYHLKQYSDESPLYLQTSLAPHIQSVGSYYRSLQDLPMKASSGKLVCCSSASRAATNLENDTYSGPVNKKGNHQMAHTENKGHNGLLKNVLLLDAQSSECSHYCDPEEATEKSERHINKQRIFPAHQSSNHKIGLSRLHDPWVPQQHHRISPLETPMLHSLTNESRIEMGVKPTSIVSSQNVCDSMVASVGKSSRRGDRYATTLRNEVQQKRAQLQKSCSAATLTCDVQEEDPAEWKYAEPSSSCSISSTNTYKDNLKEVQARVLQATSFQRRDLEPLGAEAPVLKNSNERIRGRKHFPLAKRMHSFSEPDMIDLVGVDREDQEKAFDQMTFFEPKPAFSKPFRPDSTSNTDLNPSGGKAIETKVTSMSGEAQETYRSVETNCLSPPGEKVLLEQQKLGTFAEYQATWNKQKRTSEAKIQGRYYSAENILETEAEEKAVSFHERSRSSPSADFCTQNIPSLWRDPQKKQSNDPARNDSPVSSFTDQQPGPDAVNPTFAVSSGPCSLGPLLGFQLPAQPLQANAVSPSRPHLGPETTCLSQDFLSAKLADPVMLHPLSSLDTTTKGPTPPGSPRTMPQSDRSTGDVESKKEQIASSSSSSHLAMKLPHSPSPHSHTLRLMDKQLALSMQEDSPLWSENDSKLSKTVMNVNRSGRKVLGVVPTNPSQSCNTSGIMKPSSDIISVDASEMWPSSVFNVCRQQPTKDLGPESQQFRVKDSISESNLTGQGDAKTEQLVRDILVKDKSLMEILHQSGRKTTMDLMEGLFLQEKQILEGVQQRRRPSSGSKLPSTSRRDEEDVSTADSLVPSSSYYNTSAPKAELLIKMKDMQEQLLEQDSEDEVDVDLASKKQELISSLAKKLEVLREARRSLQEDVEDNEALGSEVETTVQRFCLANQLDKFRMFVGDLDKVVSLLLSLSGRLARVENALNGLEDGAPPEEKRTLTEKRKLLMRQYEDAKELKDNLDRRERLVSSIMEAHLDPERLDDYRHFVKMKSALIIEQRKLEDKIKLGEEQLKCLLDSLPLQQRSQF; this is translated from the exons ATGGTTGATGTTGTATCACCACACACCATGCCATCGGAAAGCAAGGTTCTTGTGGCAAGGTGCTTTCTCACCAAGATTTTGCAAAGCTCTATGAG GAAGAATCGCTTCAAAGG GAAGAATGATCAGAGCTCCTGGCCTCATTCCTGGCACTCCTCTAAGCTGACAGAGGAGGGGTTCCAGCCCCTTGGCAGAGAAACCACCCCAGTGTCGGTGTGGCAACAAAAAGAAGCAAG ACTCAAAGAGTCACCCTGTCAAAAAGACCACAATAACCAGCATCTGCTAACTGGCCATCTCAGCTCAATGAGCCACATGGAGAAACTGGGGCATCTTGCTCCTCCTTTCCCACCACATCGTGCTTCCCTGACTAAATACACGAGCAGCAGCGAGCCTCCCAGTGGTACAGAAAGCAAAAGAGACACATTTAGCTGTTTCTCCAGTGGCTCCAACACTCTGGTTCTAGACTCAAGCTCACTTGGCAGGAAGGGAACCAGGATGgataacatttttttcaagggtGTTCAGGATGAAGGGCCCTTGACAGTGGCGCGCCCAGAGTACTTGCAGACTCCTTGCCAGGAGGGGTTATGGTTGGACGAGCAGAACTCCTCATGGATGTCAAGTAGATTTAGGCCCAGCGTTGGTTCAGTGTGGAAGGTACCAGAAAAGAAGAAGCCCAAGTCTCCTCCACCTCCCTTAAAGCGCAATGACAGTTGTGTTGCCACAAGGGTGTTTCCATACTCTGAGCGatctgaaaaaaatccaaacactCATCGCAGGTCAGTTGAAAAGCTGGTTGAAGGGAAAATATCTcacccagaaaaaaacaccaagTCCAGATATAGCGTTACCTCACTGTCAGACAAAGACTTTCTTCATCCCAGCAGAGTAGGTGAACACAACGAACTAcacccaaacaaacatttttcattgtctAGCAATGATGTCAGACAATCTCAGTACACCAACAGACCTTACCATTTGAAACAGTACAGTGATGAGAGCCCCTTGTATCTCCAGACAAGCCTAGCTCCTCACATTCAGAGTGTTGGAAGTTACTATCGCAGTTTACAGGATCTGCCAATGAAGGCCTCCAGCGGTAAATTGGTCTGTTGTTCTTCAGCCTCCAGGGCTGCCACAAACCTAGAAAATGACACTTACTCTGGTCCggtaaacaaaaaaggaaaccatCAGATGGCCCACACAGAAAATAAAGGGCACAATGGTCTTCTGAAAAATGTCCTTCTGCTTGACGCCCAAAGCTCTGAATGCTCTCACTACTGTGACCCAGAGGAGGCCACAGAGAAAAGTGAAAgacatattaacaaacaaagAATTTTCCCAGCTCATCAAAGTAGTAATCACAAGATAGGTCTTTCAAGGCTCCATGACCCCTGGGTGCCACAACAGCACCACCGAATATCCCCCTTAGAAACACCAATGCTTCATTCACTGACAAATGAAAGTAGAATTGAAATGGGAGTTAAACCAACAAGTATTGTGTCATCCCAGAATGTCTGCGACTCCATGGTCGCCAGTGTTGGGAAATCCAGTCGGCGTGGTGACCGTTATGCCACTACACTACGGAATGAAGTGCAGCAGAAGCGAGCTCAGCTGCAAAAAAGCTGTAGTGCTGCAACGCTGACTTGCGATGTCCAGGAGGAGGACCCTGCAGAGTGGAAATATGCAGAGCCTTCTTCATCATGCAGCATCTCCTCCACAAATACCTACAAAGACAATCTGAAAGAGGTGCAGGCCAGGGTCCTACAGGCTACCTCTTTTCAGAGACGCGATCTAGAACCCCTTGGAGCAGAGGCACCAGTGCTTAAAAACTCTAATGAACGCATTAGAGGACGTAAGCATTTTCCCTTGGCCAAACGTATGCATTCCTTCTCAGAACCTGACATGATCGATCTGGTAGGAGTGGACAGAGAGGATCAAGAAAAAGCTTTTGACCAAATGACCTTCTTTGAGCCCAAGCCAGCATTTTCAAAACCATTTAGGCCAGATTCAACATCCAATACAGATTTGAATCCAAGTGGAGGTAAGGCAATTGAAACCAAAGTGACAAGTATGTCAGGGGAGGCTCAGGAGACTTATCGGTCAGTAGAAACCAACTGTCTCAGCCCCCCAGGGGAGAAGGTCCTACTGGAGCAACAGAAGCTTGGAACCTTTGCTGAGTACCAAGCCACGTGGAACAAACAGAAGAGGACATCTGAAGCCAAGATTCAAGGCAGGTACTACTCAGCAGAAAACATCTTGGAAACTGAAGCTGAGGAGAAGGCAGTGTCCTTTCATGAGAGATCCAGATCTTCTCCCTCTGCAGATTTCTGTACTCAG AATATTCCATCCCTGTGGAGAGATCCTCAAAAGAAGCAGAGCAATGACCCTGCAAG AAACGATTCTCCAGTCTCCAGCTTCACTGACCAGCAGCCTGGTCCAGATGCTGTCAACCCAACCTTTGCAGTCTCCTCTGGTCCTTGTAGCCTGGGCCCTCTCCTTGGCTTCCAGCTCCCAGCCCAGCCTTTACAAGCCAATGCTGTCTCACCATCCAGGCCCCATTTAGGCCCAGAAACAACTTGCTTGTCCCAGGATTTCCTTTCAGCAAAACTTGCAGACCCAGTGATGCTTCATCCCCTTTCCAGTTTGGACACCACCACGAAGGGCCCGACCCCTCCTGGCTCTCCGCGCACGATGCCTCAATCGGACAGGAGCACAGGAGATGTAGAAAGCAAGAAGGAGCAGATAgcatcttcctcctcttcgtctCATCTTGCAATGAAGCTCCCTCACTCTCCCTCGCCACATAGTCACACTTTGCGGCTGATGGACAAACAGCTGGCTTTGTCCATGCAGGAGGATTCACCTCTCTG gtCTGAAAATGACTCTAAGCTCTCAAAAACTGTGATGAACGTTAACAGGTCAGGGAGAAAAGTTCTTGGGGTGGTCCCAACTAACCCATCTCAGAGCTGCAATACCTCTGGCATCATGAAACCAAGCTCCGACATCATCTCGGTGGATGCCAGTGAGATGTGGCCCTCCTCAGTATTCAATGTCTGCAGACAGCAGCCTACTAAGGACCTGGGACCTGAATCGCAACAGTTCAGAGTCAAAGATAGCATTTCCGAGTCAAACCTAACAGGACAAGGAGACGCCAAGACAGAGCAGCTGGTCAGGGACATCTTGGTCAAAGATAAATCCCTGATGGAGATCTTACATCAGAGTGGAAGGAAGACTACAATGGATTTGATGGAGGGACTATTTCTCCAAGAGAAACAGATCTTGGAGGGGGTCCAGCAACGCAGGAGACCCTCCAGTGGTTCCAAGCTGCCCAGCACAAGCAG GAGGGATGAGGAGGATGTCTCTACAGCAGATTCGCTGGTTCCCAGCTCCTCCTACTACAACACATCAGCTCCAAAAGCTGAGCTCCTCATTAAGATGAAGGACATGCAGGAGCAATTGCTGGAACAAGACTCTGAGGATGAGGTGGATGTGGACTTGGCCAGTAAAAAG CAGGAGCTGATCTCAAGCCTGGCCAAGAAGCTGGAGGTGCTACGGGAGGCACGACGAAGCCTACAGGAGGATGTAGAGGACAACGAGGCTTTGGGTAGCGAGGTGGAGACAACCGTGCAGCGCTTTTGCCTGGCCAACCAGCTGGACAAGTTCCGAATGTTTGTGGGCGACTTGGACAAAGTCGTGAGCCTGCTGCTGTCACTGTCGGGTCGTTTGGCGCGGGTGGAGAACGCGCTCAACGGTCTGGAAGATGGAGCGCCCCCGGAGGAGAAG CGCACCCTGACTGAGAAGCGCAAACTGCTAATGCGGCAGTATGAGGATGCCAAAGAGCTGAAGGACAACTTGGACCGACGGGAGCGTCTGGTGTCCTCTATAATGGAGGCCCACTTGGACCCTGAACGCCTGGACGACTATCGGCATTTTGTCAAGATGAAGTCCGCCCTCATCATCGAGCAGCGCAAACTTGAGGACAAAATCAAGCTGGGTGAGGAGCAGCTTAAGTGCCTACTGGACAGTCTGCCACTACAGCAGAGGTCACAGTTTTAA